Proteins found in one Azospirillum thermophilum genomic segment:
- the bcsN gene encoding cellulose biosynthesis protein BcsN yields the protein MTGFPRFLRLSVLAAALLTAGCAGWVRDNLSQSSTPWRRVQADALPVTLPPGGSFPIVAARTRSTGQVYRSYIAVLGNPTVLPGENRLSIDVQTLPDSLMGALVQPPRIFPVPLYTTETLTRTLAAEFPDMTAKVADAARRNRYGDYDFAVAHDEQNSCVLAWQLITDHTRTLPTRIEAVRLEYRVCGTTRDPKALLRPFDSLVLTLPETVLETDDLDRM from the coding sequence ATGACCGGCTTTCCGCGCTTCCTTCGGCTGTCCGTTCTGGCCGCGGCCCTGCTGACGGCGGGCTGCGCCGGCTGGGTGCGGGACAACCTGAGCCAGTCCTCCACCCCCTGGCGGCGGGTGCAGGCCGACGCCCTGCCGGTGACCCTGCCGCCCGGCGGCAGCTTCCCCATCGTGGCGGCGCGCACGCGCAGCACCGGACAGGTCTACCGGTCCTACATCGCCGTGCTGGGCAATCCGACGGTGCTGCCCGGCGAGAACCGCCTGTCCATCGACGTGCAGACCCTGCCCGACAGCCTGATGGGCGCGCTGGTCCAGCCGCCGCGCATCTTCCCGGTGCCGCTCTACACCACGGAGACGCTGACCAGGACGCTGGCGGCCGAGTTTCCCGACATGACGGCCAAGGTCGCCGATGCCGCGCGGCGGAACCGCTACGGCGACTACGACTTCGCGGTCGCCCATGACGAGCAGAACAGTTGCGTGCTGGCCTGGCAGCTCATCACCGACCACACGCGCACCCTGCCGACGCGGATCGAGGCGGTGCGGCTGGAATACCGCGTCTGCGGCACCACCCGCGACCCGAAGGCGCTGCTGCGCCCCTTCGACTCCCTTGTGCTGACCTTGCCGGAAACGGTGCTGGAGACGGACGACCTGGATCGGATGTAG